A single window of Gossypium arboreum isolate Shixiya-1 chromosome 13, ASM2569848v2, whole genome shotgun sequence DNA harbors:
- the LOC108463653 gene encoding probable inactive purple acid phosphatase 1 isoform X2 gives MEQRATTHHVHKLSFILLILSLAFPSSSFELRPSVADSTFLHSNDTAISDFRVLNRRALFQCPDLNPYLQINVTTQGDLSDEQFITVNVSGVLVPSDGDWVAMVSPSFSNVTTCLGSEAYYLQTGDTSILPLLCHYPVKAKYVTSDPSYLSCKNQKCQKYGNNGDCEVRTCAGSLSFHVVNIRTNIEFVFFAGGFSTPCILTKTDVPLKFSNPNSPLHGHLSSIDSTATSMRLTWVSGDKEPQQVQYGDGKSQTSEVTTFSAADMCSSIVVPSPAKDFGWHDPGYIHTAVMSGLQPSSTFNYKYGSDAVGWSAEIQFRTPPAGGSDELKFLVFGDMGKAPLDSSAEHYIQPGSISVIKGMTEEVENGNVDSIFHIGDISYATGFLVEWDYFLNLITPLASKVSYMTAIGNHERDYSDSGSWYTGSDSGGECGVPYETYFPMPTPAKDKPWYSIEQGSVHFTVISTEHDWTEKSEQYEWMKTDMASVDRSKTPWLVFTGHRPMYSSLGADDQFLETVEPLLLNNKVDLVLFGHVHNYERTCSIYNSECLAIPEKDKNGIDTYDNTNYSAPVQAIVGMAGFSLEKFPDDAPSWSLVRISEFGYVRAHATKDELKLEFVNSDSKNVDDSFIITKK, from the exons ATGGAACAACGTGCAACAACACATCATGTACACAAACTATCCTTCATCCTACTCATACTTTCCCTTGCTTTCCCTTCCTCTTCGTTTGAATTGCGGCCATCGGTGGCCGATTCCACGTTCCTTCACAGCAACGACACCGCGATATCTGATTTTCGTGTGCTGAACCGAAGAGCTTTGTTTCAATGCCCTGATCTTAACCCTTATCTCCAAATCAATGTTACCACCCAAGGTGACCTCTCTGATGAACAGTTCATCACTGTGAATGTTAGTGGGGTTTTGGTACCTTCGGATGGTGATTGGGTTGCTATGGTCTCACCTTCATTTTCAAA tgtgaCTACTTGTCTTGGAAGTGAAGCTTATTATTTACAGACTGGTGACACAAGTATTCTTCCTCTTCTCTGCCACTATCCTGTTAAG GCAAAGTATGTGACCAGTGATCCGAGCTACCTAAGTTGTAAGAACCAAAAATGCCAGAAATATGGTAATAACGGCGACTGCGAGGTTAGGACTTGCGCTGGCTCCTTGTCTTTCCATGTCGTTAACATTAGGACCAACATCGAGTTCGTGTTCTTCGCCGGCGGGTTCAGCACGCCTTGCATTTTGACAAAAACCGACGTGCCGTTGAAATTTTCAAATCCCAATTCACCCCTGCATGGACATCTCTCCAGCATAGATTCCACTGCCACATCG ATGAGATTAACATGGGTTAGTGGAGATAAGGAACCTCAACAAGTACAATATGGAGATGGAAAATCACAAACATCAGAAGTTACAACATTTTCAGCAGCTGATATGTGCA GTTCCATTGTGGTACCAAGTCCAGCAAAAGATTTTGGATGGCATGATCCTGGTTACATTCACACTGCAGTTATGTCAGGATTGCAACCTTCAAGCACCTTCAACTACAAATATGGAAG TGATGCAGTTGGGTGGAGTGCTGAAATTCAATTTCGGACGCCACCCGCCGGAGGATCGGATGAACTCAAATTTCTTGTTTTTGGTGATATGGGAAAGGCTCCTCTTGATTCTTCAGCTGAGCATTACATCCAG CCAGGATCAATTTCAGTGATTAAAGGAATGACCGAAGAGGTTGAAAATGGCAACGTAGACTCCATTTTTCACATCGGAGACATAAGCTATGCAACTGGCTTCTTAGTTGAATGGGATTACTTCCTCAACCTTATAACCCCTTTGGCTTCTAAAGTTTCTTACATGACAGCAATCGGAAATCACGAAAG GGACTATTCAGATTCAGGGTCATGGTACACAGGTTCAGACTCGGGAGGGGAATGTGGGGTTCCATATGAGACCTATTTCCCAATGCCAACACCAGCAAAAGATAAGCCATGGTATTCAATAGAGCAAGGCAGTGTTCATTTCACTGTTATTTCGACAGAACATGACTGGACCGAAAAGTCTGAACAG TATGAGTGGATGAAAACAGATATGGCTTCGGTTGATAGATCAAAAACACCTTGGTTGGTGTTTACTGG GCACAGGCCAATGTACAGTTCTCTAGGTGCTGATGATCAATTTCTTGAAACAGTAGAACCCCTTCTCTTGAATAACAAG GTGGATCTGGTCCTTTTCGGACATGTACATAATTATGAGAGAACGTGCTCGATCTACAATTCAGAATGTCTAGCAATTCCCGAAAAAGATAAAAATGGCATCGACACATATGATAATACCAACTACAGTGCACCTGTCCAAGCTATCGTTGGAATGGCTGGTTTCAGCCTCGAGAAGTTCCCTGATGAT GCACCTAGTTGGAGCTTGGTAAGGATTTCTGAATTTGGGTATGTTAGAGCACATGCAACAAAGGATGAGCTGAAATTAGAG TTTGTGAATTCCGATTCCAAAAATGTTGACGACAGCTTCATCATCACCAAAAAGTAA
- the LOC108463653 gene encoding probable inactive purple acid phosphatase 1 isoform X1 produces MEQRATTHHVHKLSFILLILSLAFPSSSFELRPSVADSTFLHSNDTAISDFRVLNRRALFQCPDLNPYLQINVTTQGDLSDEQFITVNVSGVLVPSDGDWVAMVSPSFSNVTTCLGSEAYYLQTGDTSILPLLCHYPVKAKYVTSDPSYLSCKNQKCQKYGNNGDCEVRTCAGSLSFHVVNIRTNIEFVFFAGGFSTPCILTKTDVPLKFSNPNSPLHGHLSSIDSTATSMRLTWVSGDKEPQQVQYGDGKSQTSEVTTFSAADMCSEFRLGSIVVPSPAKDFGWHDPGYIHTAVMSGLQPSSTFNYKYGSDAVGWSAEIQFRTPPAGGSDELKFLVFGDMGKAPLDSSAEHYIQPGSISVIKGMTEEVENGNVDSIFHIGDISYATGFLVEWDYFLNLITPLASKVSYMTAIGNHERDYSDSGSWYTGSDSGGECGVPYETYFPMPTPAKDKPWYSIEQGSVHFTVISTEHDWTEKSEQYEWMKTDMASVDRSKTPWLVFTGHRPMYSSLGADDQFLETVEPLLLNNKVDLVLFGHVHNYERTCSIYNSECLAIPEKDKNGIDTYDNTNYSAPVQAIVGMAGFSLEKFPDDAPSWSLVRISEFGYVRAHATKDELKLEFVNSDSKNVDDSFIITKK; encoded by the exons ATGGAACAACGTGCAACAACACATCATGTACACAAACTATCCTTCATCCTACTCATACTTTCCCTTGCTTTCCCTTCCTCTTCGTTTGAATTGCGGCCATCGGTGGCCGATTCCACGTTCCTTCACAGCAACGACACCGCGATATCTGATTTTCGTGTGCTGAACCGAAGAGCTTTGTTTCAATGCCCTGATCTTAACCCTTATCTCCAAATCAATGTTACCACCCAAGGTGACCTCTCTGATGAACAGTTCATCACTGTGAATGTTAGTGGGGTTTTGGTACCTTCGGATGGTGATTGGGTTGCTATGGTCTCACCTTCATTTTCAAA tgtgaCTACTTGTCTTGGAAGTGAAGCTTATTATTTACAGACTGGTGACACAAGTATTCTTCCTCTTCTCTGCCACTATCCTGTTAAG GCAAAGTATGTGACCAGTGATCCGAGCTACCTAAGTTGTAAGAACCAAAAATGCCAGAAATATGGTAATAACGGCGACTGCGAGGTTAGGACTTGCGCTGGCTCCTTGTCTTTCCATGTCGTTAACATTAGGACCAACATCGAGTTCGTGTTCTTCGCCGGCGGGTTCAGCACGCCTTGCATTTTGACAAAAACCGACGTGCCGTTGAAATTTTCAAATCCCAATTCACCCCTGCATGGACATCTCTCCAGCATAGATTCCACTGCCACATCG ATGAGATTAACATGGGTTAGTGGAGATAAGGAACCTCAACAAGTACAATATGGAGATGGAAAATCACAAACATCAGAAGTTACAACATTTTCAGCAGCTGATATGTGCAGTGAGTTTCGGCTTG GTTCCATTGTGGTACCAAGTCCAGCAAAAGATTTTGGATGGCATGATCCTGGTTACATTCACACTGCAGTTATGTCAGGATTGCAACCTTCAAGCACCTTCAACTACAAATATGGAAG TGATGCAGTTGGGTGGAGTGCTGAAATTCAATTTCGGACGCCACCCGCCGGAGGATCGGATGAACTCAAATTTCTTGTTTTTGGTGATATGGGAAAGGCTCCTCTTGATTCTTCAGCTGAGCATTACATCCAG CCAGGATCAATTTCAGTGATTAAAGGAATGACCGAAGAGGTTGAAAATGGCAACGTAGACTCCATTTTTCACATCGGAGACATAAGCTATGCAACTGGCTTCTTAGTTGAATGGGATTACTTCCTCAACCTTATAACCCCTTTGGCTTCTAAAGTTTCTTACATGACAGCAATCGGAAATCACGAAAG GGACTATTCAGATTCAGGGTCATGGTACACAGGTTCAGACTCGGGAGGGGAATGTGGGGTTCCATATGAGACCTATTTCCCAATGCCAACACCAGCAAAAGATAAGCCATGGTATTCAATAGAGCAAGGCAGTGTTCATTTCACTGTTATTTCGACAGAACATGACTGGACCGAAAAGTCTGAACAG TATGAGTGGATGAAAACAGATATGGCTTCGGTTGATAGATCAAAAACACCTTGGTTGGTGTTTACTGG GCACAGGCCAATGTACAGTTCTCTAGGTGCTGATGATCAATTTCTTGAAACAGTAGAACCCCTTCTCTTGAATAACAAG GTGGATCTGGTCCTTTTCGGACATGTACATAATTATGAGAGAACGTGCTCGATCTACAATTCAGAATGTCTAGCAATTCCCGAAAAAGATAAAAATGGCATCGACACATATGATAATACCAACTACAGTGCACCTGTCCAAGCTATCGTTGGAATGGCTGGTTTCAGCCTCGAGAAGTTCCCTGATGAT GCACCTAGTTGGAGCTTGGTAAGGATTTCTGAATTTGGGTATGTTAGAGCACATGCAACAAAGGATGAGCTGAAATTAGAG TTTGTGAATTCCGATTCCAAAAATGTTGACGACAGCTTCATCATCACCAAAAAGTAA